A single genomic interval of Lentimicrobium saccharophilum harbors:
- a CDS encoding triple tyrosine motif-containing protein, producing MLSKMYTNRNYFSRYGRFWLLVILNGLFTVAGLGQIKDMGLPFINNYNKNTYKASNQNWSIAQNDKGFLYFGNNDGLLEFDGSYWELYPLPKRTILRSILAKEDTIFAGAFEEIGYFVPGGDGKMHFNSLVHLIPEYFRAFDEIWKIHNTSSGIVFQSFRFLFVYNNHQIKVIEPFSSFTQSFLVNGSAYVIDRKKGLYRLSARGLEPVFNDPLFQRTEVRSLLYRGADELLLGTSTEGLYILKNKSLEAWASPVNLKLKTYELFSGIALSESFYAFGTVQNGLYITDRNGRIYQHINRSKGLQNNTILCLFEDRHYNLWMGLDNGIDYAEINSPLSIFDFNYNLEASYTSIVHDGRLYTGTNQGLFYTELSNIRNSDEDGGKFTLISGTEGQVWSLQVFDEQLLCGHNTGCFLVNGIKALKISDIPGYWTFIRHRETSDTLIAGTYNGLAVFTKKAGTWSYAYEVKGFKESSRTILQDEDNTIWMSHGYRGIFHISLSHDLSRAESVTLYKASKGLPPDLPYNIHKIENELNISTSAGLYRYDSKGDVFYKNPKYTEIFGGFPYIDKITRDNSGNFWFFTHTRMGVIRETERGKYQAEQAPFFRINSMLLPSFEHLFIHNQANVYIGSQNGLIHFSPRFNEFRKRGSDPAYIRSIRFFSKDSALAVTDPPVDKEKNGSQVMQAPIPFRYNSASFRFSSPSFEFPEGTLFSYRLSGFDNDWSAWSSQGFKEYTNLKEGEYTFELKSINAFNAESEPVKFSFTIRPPFHRSFAAKLIYAILLLLILAGNIIFLRRRIEKARLSEILKREKDLEAQALVFREQALTKEKEIIHLRNEALQSEMNHKTKELANATLNLLHKNKILSHLKENLTSLLHPQPGYNLKHQISQLIRKINREIKNEQHLEAFNTYFDEVHQDFISRLKNAYPSLTPKELRLCAYLRMNLSSKEIAPLMNISVRGLEISRYRLRKKLNIEHNINLTDFIMSF from the coding sequence ATGTTATCAAAAATGTATACAAACCGGAATTATTTCAGCCGATACGGCAGATTCTGGCTATTGGTCATCCTGAATGGTTTATTCACTGTTGCAGGGTTGGGACAAATCAAGGATATGGGCCTGCCTTTTATCAACAACTATAATAAAAACACTTACAAAGCCAGCAATCAGAACTGGTCAATCGCCCAGAATGACAAGGGTTTTCTCTATTTCGGGAATAACGACGGCCTGCTTGAATTTGACGGCAGTTATTGGGAATTGTACCCACTGCCGAAAAGAACCATTCTCCGGTCAATCCTGGCAAAAGAAGATACCATTTTCGCAGGGGCCTTTGAAGAAATCGGCTATTTCGTACCCGGGGGCGACGGAAAAATGCATTTTAATTCCCTTGTTCACTTAATCCCGGAATACTTCAGGGCGTTTGATGAGATATGGAAAATTCACAATACCTCCTCGGGCATTGTGTTTCAATCCTTCCGGTTTCTCTTTGTCTACAATAACCATCAGATAAAGGTGATTGAACCTTTCTCGTCCTTCACCCAGTCGTTTCTGGTAAACGGAAGCGCCTATGTCATCGACAGGAAGAAAGGGTTGTACCGGCTGAGTGCACGCGGACTTGAGCCGGTTTTCAACGACCCGTTGTTTCAGCGAACAGAAGTCAGGAGCCTGCTTTACAGAGGGGCGGATGAACTGCTGCTGGGAACCTCCACCGAAGGCCTGTACATATTGAAAAATAAATCCCTCGAAGCCTGGGCTTCGCCTGTAAACCTCAAGTTGAAGACTTATGAGCTTTTCAGCGGAATAGCCCTTTCCGAAAGCTTTTATGCCTTCGGAACCGTTCAGAATGGCCTCTATATCACCGACAGGAACGGAAGAATCTATCAGCACATTAACCGTTCAAAAGGCCTGCAGAACAATACCATTTTATGCCTGTTCGAAGACAGGCACTACAACCTTTGGATGGGGCTCGACAACGGGATTGATTATGCAGAAATCAATTCCCCGCTGTCGATATTCGATTTTAATTATAATCTTGAAGCATCCTACACTTCCATCGTTCATGACGGCCGGCTTTATACCGGGACAAACCAGGGCTTGTTTTACACCGAACTCTCGAACATCAGAAATTCAGATGAGGACGGCGGAAAATTTACGCTGATTTCCGGCACTGAAGGGCAGGTATGGAGCCTTCAGGTATTCGATGAGCAATTGCTTTGCGGACACAACACTGGCTGCTTTCTGGTGAATGGTATAAAAGCCCTGAAGATCTCTGACATCCCCGGATACTGGACCTTTATCCGGCACCGCGAAACCAGCGACACCCTGATCGCGGGTACCTATAACGGCCTGGCGGTCTTTACAAAAAAAGCCGGAACATGGTCTTATGCTTACGAAGTGAAAGGCTTTAAAGAATCCAGCAGAACCATTCTCCAGGACGAGGATAATACCATCTGGATGTCGCACGGTTACCGGGGCATCTTTCATATTTCCCTGAGCCATGACCTGAGCAGGGCTGAATCTGTGACCCTTTACAAAGCATCCAAGGGCTTGCCACCGGATCTTCCATATAATATACACAAAATTGAAAATGAACTGAATATTTCCACCAGCGCCGGATTATACAGGTACGACAGCAAGGGTGATGTTTTTTACAAAAATCCAAAATATACCGAAATTTTTGGCGGTTTTCCATACATCGACAAAATAACCAGGGACAACAGCGGCAATTTCTGGTTTTTTACACACACCCGCATGGGCGTGATCAGAGAGACTGAGCGGGGTAAATATCAGGCTGAACAAGCTCCCTTTTTCAGGATAAACAGCATGCTGCTCCCTTCTTTTGAACATCTTTTTATCCACAACCAGGCAAATGTCTATATTGGCTCACAAAACGGTCTGATCCATTTTTCGCCACGGTTTAATGAGTTCAGGAAAAGAGGAAGCGATCCGGCCTATATCCGGAGTATCCGCTTTTTCAGCAAGGATTCCGCACTTGCCGTTACTGACCCGCCGGTTGACAAAGAAAAAAACGGCAGCCAGGTCATGCAGGCTCCCATCCCTTTCCGGTATAATTCAGCAAGTTTCAGGTTTTCTTCTCCTTCATTTGAATTTCCCGAAGGCACGCTTTTCTCCTACCGCCTCAGCGGGTTTGACAATGACTGGTCAGCATGGAGCAGTCAGGGTTTCAAAGAATATACCAACCTGAAGGAGGGAGAGTATACCTTCGAACTTAAATCAATCAATGCCTTTAATGCGGAAAGTGAACCGGTAAAATTCAGTTTCACCATCAGGCCGCCCTTTCACCGGTCATTTGCAGCCAAATTGATTTATGCCATTTTATTACTGCTTATCCTGGCCGGTAATATTATATTCCTGAGAAGACGCATCGAGAAAGCCCGCCTCAGCGAAATCCTCAAACGCGAAAAAGATCTCGAAGCCCAGGCGCTTGTATTCAGAGAACAAGCCCTTACCAAAGAGAAGGAAATTATACACCTCCGGAATGAAGCGCTCCAAAGCGAGATGAACCACAAGACCAAAGAACTGGCCAATGCCACGCTTAACCTCCTGCATAAAAACAAAATCCTGTCTCATCTTAAAGAAAACCTCACCTCCCTCCTGCATCCGCAGCCCGGGTATAACTTAAAGCATCAGATTTCTCAACTCATAAGAAAAATTAACAGGGAAATCAAAAACGAACAGCACCTCGAAGCCTTCAACACCTATTTTGATGAAGTGCATCAGGACTTTATCTCCAGACTGAAAAATGCTTACCCTTCACTTACCCCCAAAGAGCTCAGGCTTTGCGCTTACCTCAGAATGAACCTCTCGAGCAAGGAAATTGCACCCCTGATGAACATATCTGTCAGGGGACTGGAAATCAGCCGATATCGTCTCCGAAAGAAACTTAATATTGAACACAATATAAATCTTACTGACTTTATCATGTCATTCTGA
- a CDS encoding class I SAM-dependent methyltransferase, with the protein MKEHWDERYSATDYIYGTNPNLWFRDKLLQLTPGSLLLPAEGEGRNAVFAAKNGWKVLALDQSTEGRKKALKLADREGVRIDYLISNLHEFNDIGMTFDAIALIFVHLPPEVREQVHRHLTGFLKPGGFLILEAFTDEQLKNTSGGPKTPLLLYNSKIIERDFNQLRFIDFTESTVILDEGPLHRGEAHVVRLFAQKPFPVCQQ; encoded by the coding sequence ATGAAAGAACACTGGGACGAACGGTATTCGGCCACTGACTATATATATGGTACAAATCCCAATTTATGGTTCAGGGATAAATTGTTGCAGCTGACACCCGGCTCCCTGCTCCTGCCGGCCGAAGGTGAAGGCCGTAATGCTGTATTTGCAGCGAAAAACGGCTGGAAGGTTCTTGCGCTTGACCAAAGTACCGAAGGCAGAAAGAAAGCCCTGAAGCTGGCAGATCGCGAAGGGGTTCGGATAGATTACCTTATCAGCAACCTGCATGAATTTAATGACATCGGCATGACGTTTGATGCAATTGCACTGATCTTCGTGCATTTACCCCCGGAAGTACGTGAACAGGTCCACCGCCATCTTACCGGATTCCTCAAACCGGGCGGATTCCTTATTCTTGAGGCATTTACCGATGAGCAACTGAAGAATACCTCGGGAGGGCCGAAAACGCCCCTGCTTCTGTATAATTCTAAAATTATTGAGCGCGATTTTAACCAACTCCGATTTATTGATTTCACAGAATCAACAGTGATACTCGACGAAGGCCCCCTTCACAGGGGAGAAGCCCATGTAGTGAGGCTGTTTGCACAAAAACCCTTTCCGGTATGTCAGCAATGA
- a CDS encoding glycosyltransferase yields MLWLQGILSSPWIVLIWVLLAALLVQMIYYWFIFSRLAFYNASKRPVSDQKLPVSVVICAKNEYHNLVRFLPLILEQEYPEYEVVVVNDASDDDTFYLLRELTDKYSRLNVVNIHQNLNFFVGKKFPLSIGIRSARYDTVLLTDADCFPAGPHWIEGMQSVFTAKTSIVLGYGAYISQPGLLNKLIRFDTLHVAMQYMSLALAGLPYMGVGRNLAYHRELFFNSGGFMKHYKITSGDDDLFINEVANRKNTRIQTAPEAVTFSKPKQTFGAWFRQKKRHLTTGGFYRPSHKFVLGLFSLSQFVFFGSLIALAILKVDWILLLGIYILRLITQTVIIKKSMIRLGEKNFLLLFPFFEVFLMMINLLLGFTGLFSRKTQW; encoded by the coding sequence ATGTTATGGCTGCAAGGTATTCTGTCTTCTCCCTGGATTGTCCTGATATGGGTACTGTTGGCAGCCTTGCTGGTGCAAATGATTTATTACTGGTTTATTTTCAGCCGTCTTGCATTTTACAATGCCTCCAAACGGCCGGTAAGCGATCAGAAACTCCCTGTTTCGGTGGTTATCTGTGCGAAAAATGAATATCATAATCTGGTTCGTTTTCTCCCCCTGATCCTTGAACAGGAGTATCCCGAATATGAGGTTGTCGTTGTTAATGATGCCTCCGATGATGACACCTTTTACCTTCTTCGTGAACTCACCGACAAGTACAGCCGGTTGAATGTGGTAAACATCCATCAGAACCTGAATTTTTTTGTCGGGAAAAAGTTCCCCCTTTCGATAGGCATTCGTTCTGCCAGGTATGACACCGTGTTGCTGACCGACGCTGATTGCTTCCCTGCAGGGCCTCACTGGATCGAAGGCATGCAGTCGGTCTTTACAGCGAAAACCAGCATTGTGCTGGGTTATGGTGCGTATATTTCACAGCCCGGATTGCTCAACAAGCTTATCCGTTTTGATACCCTGCATGTGGCCATGCAATACATGTCGCTGGCTCTGGCGGGATTGCCCTATATGGGCGTAGGCCGGAATCTGGCCTATCACCGTGAATTATTCTTTAATTCCGGTGGATTCATGAAACATTACAAAATCACCTCGGGCGACGACGATCTGTTTATCAATGAAGTAGCCAACCGTAAAAATACCCGGATACAAACGGCGCCTGAAGCGGTAACCTTTTCAAAGCCAAAGCAGACTTTCGGAGCCTGGTTCCGTCAGAAGAAGCGCCACCTGACTACCGGAGGATTTTACCGGCCCTCGCACAAATTTGTTTTGGGGCTTTTCTCTCTTTCACAATTTGTTTTCTTTGGTTCACTCATTGCACTGGCAATTCTGAAGGTGGACTGGATACTTTTGCTGGGCATCTATATTTTACGTCTGATTACACAAACGGTAATCATAAAAAAAAGTATGATCCGCCTTGGCGAGAAGAATTTTCTGCTCTTGTTTCCTTTTTTTGAAGTATTTTTGATGATGATCAACCTGTTGCTGGGATTTACAGGATTGTTCTCACGAAAAACTCAATGGTAG
- a CDS encoding 4'-phosphopantetheinyl transferase family protein, producing the protein MIALTLTEVYAIELLPDEQFGDLRQQLLAKVPESSRSKFARYAQVRDVQRSLLGEVLTRHLLKRVFGKLPEDMVFTAGEKGKPEPAGFRGIHFNISHSGDWVVAALSSSAVGVDVERMRKVPEGVANRFFSEKEKAWLASATDGKEKAEIFFTLWTLKESFLKAIGTGLTRSLSTFTIVNDARGLFSLEDDSGSGRYYLKNWPFREGYKLSACSGSPGFASEPVILTINELI; encoded by the coding sequence ATGATCGCACTAACCCTTACTGAAGTATATGCCATTGAACTCCTGCCTGATGAACAATTCGGGGATCTGCGGCAACAGTTGCTGGCAAAAGTGCCCGAAAGCAGCCGCTCTAAATTCGCCAGGTATGCCCAGGTACGAGATGTTCAGCGAAGTTTGCTGGGTGAGGTATTGACACGTCATTTGCTGAAAAGGGTTTTCGGAAAGCTTCCGGAAGATATGGTATTTACCGCCGGCGAAAAAGGAAAGCCCGAACCGGCAGGTTTCCGGGGAATTCATTTTAATATATCCCATTCCGGCGACTGGGTGGTGGCAGCGCTGTCATCCTCGGCAGTCGGCGTGGATGTAGAAAGGATGCGTAAGGTTCCTGAGGGAGTGGCAAACCGGTTTTTCTCAGAAAAGGAAAAAGCCTGGCTGGCCTCCGCGACTGACGGGAAAGAAAAAGCCGAAATATTTTTCACCTTATGGACGCTGAAAGAGAGCTTTCTGAAAGCCATAGGAACCGGGCTGACACGCAGTCTGTCAACATTTACGATAGTAAATGATGCCCGGGGACTGTTCAGCCTTGAAGACGACTCCGGATCCGGGCGCTATTATCTTAAAAACTGGCCTTTCCGCGAAGGCTATAAACTCTCTGCCTGTTCCGGCAGTCCGGGTTTTGCCAGTGAACCGGTAATCCTGACTATTAACGAATTAATCTGA
- a CDS encoding carboxypeptidase-like regulatory domain-containing protein, giving the protein MRIPLYTILLLALISVQANAQGLVSGVVKSASDGSTIPGATVVVKGTTTGTVTDLSGAYSVNVPGGSNTLVFSFVGMKTLEVAIDGRTKIDVSLETDVIGIDEVVVIGYASTRKQDLSVAASTIKIGDNNKGRPASLGNLIQGQMSGVKVTQSGDPTAEAAISIRGKGNKSGDAVLIVVDGVPNAPYNPADIETITVLKDAASSAIYGAHAGSGGVIIITTKQAKEGKLSVEANVWQGVQQAWRLPEVLTSEQFNMVWKDASEAAGKTVPATYDPIQFPYGNVTRTDWVDAIFRIGRMEHYDLTLRGGSKDLKALASISYDNVEGTLIRNFS; this is encoded by the coding sequence ATGAGAATTCCTCTTTACACAATTCTGTTGCTTGCATTGATATCAGTGCAGGCGAATGCACAGGGGCTGGTAAGCGGTGTTGTTAAATCGGCTAGTGATGGCAGTACAATACCCGGTGCTACCGTAGTAGTAAAAGGTACTACAACGGGGACAGTTACTGACCTTTCCGGTGCTTACTCAGTGAATGTTCCCGGGGGCAGCAATACCCTGGTATTTTCATTTGTGGGAATGAAAACCCTTGAAGTAGCCATTGATGGCAGAACTAAAATTGACGTATCGCTTGAGACAGATGTGATCGGCATCGACGAGGTTGTGGTTATCGGTTATGCAAGTACCCGGAAACAGGACCTTTCGGTTGCTGCTTCTACCATTAAAATCGGCGACAACAATAAAGGCCGCCCTGCTTCATTGGGCAACCTTATCCAGGGGCAGATGTCGGGGGTTAAAGTAACCCAGAGCGGAGACCCTACAGCCGAAGCTGCCATCAGTATCAGGGGTAAAGGAAACAAGAGCGGCGATGCCGTTCTGATTGTTGTTGACGGTGTGCCCAATGCTCCATATAATCCCGCGGATATTGAGACAATTACTGTGCTCAAGGATGCTGCTTCATCAGCTATTTACGGTGCTCATGCCGGGTCGGGCGGAGTCATCATTATTACAACCAAACAAGCGAAGGAAGGTAAACTTTCTGTTGAAGCCAATGTTTGGCAGGGAGTTCAGCAGGCATGGCGTTTGCCCGAGGTGCTGACTTCCGAGCAATTCAATATGGTGTGGAAGGATGCTTCAGAAGCTGCCGGCAAGACTGTTCCTGCAACCTACGATCCCATTCAGTTTCCTTATGGTAATGTTACCCGAACCGACTGGGTGGATGCAATCTTCAGGATCGGACGTATGGAACATTATGATCTCACCCTCAGGGGAGGATCCAAAGACCTGAAGGCCTTGGCTTCAATCAGCTATGATAATGTTGAAGGAACCTTAATCCGTAACTTTTCTTAG
- a CDS encoding dipeptidase, whose amino-acid sequence MSAMKNKTSVFFTIILWGCCNTFLSAGINPGNQKNIRKAARIHARALTIDSHNDTPMWFTDTSYNFAEDHRGKRPRNRVDIPGMEAGGLDGAFFAVFAGQGDRNEKGNAKAFEQAVQTFKAIDRNLKLHDDKISMARCAGDARSIEKENKRAIYIGLENGYPIGNKLGNVELFYKLGALYITLCHTRNNDICDSSTDSTEHNGISKFGESVVAEMNRLGMMVDVSHISDKAFYDAIRLSKTPVIASHSCARALCNNPRNLDDAMLRALAENGGVIQMCILSSYVKTPDPNPRRDSAQAALRLKYNGFRDLTEEEMNKARKEWYAIDDIYPQKLATVSDVADHIDHIVKTAGIRHVGIGTDFDGGGGVEGCADASQLGNITLELVKRGYSARQIRLIWSKNLLRVMRETEKYARKNADRGNEKTT is encoded by the coding sequence ATGTCAGCAATGAAAAATAAAACCTCTGTCTTTTTTACAATTATCCTTTGGGGTTGCTGCAATACTTTTTTATCTGCAGGCATAAATCCGGGTAATCAAAAGAATATCCGCAAAGCCGCCCGCATACACGCCCGGGCGCTGACGATCGACTCTCACAACGATACGCCCATGTGGTTTACAGACACTTCGTACAACTTTGCCGAAGACCATCGCGGAAAGCGGCCCCGCAACCGGGTGGATATTCCGGGGATGGAAGCGGGAGGACTGGACGGTGCATTTTTCGCCGTTTTTGCAGGGCAGGGTGACAGAAATGAAAAAGGGAATGCCAAAGCTTTCGAACAGGCAGTTCAGACCTTCAAAGCCATAGACAGGAACCTGAAATTGCATGACGATAAAATATCCATGGCACGATGTGCCGGTGACGCGCGCAGCATTGAAAAAGAAAATAAGCGGGCTATCTATATTGGCCTCGAAAACGGATACCCAATTGGCAACAAATTGGGAAATGTTGAATTATTTTACAAACTCGGGGCCCTTTACATTACCCTTTGTCACACCCGCAACAACGATATCTGCGATTCTTCGACCGACAGCACGGAGCACAACGGAATCAGCAAATTCGGTGAATCCGTGGTGGCAGAAATGAACCGCCTCGGCATGATGGTGGATGTGTCGCACATCTCCGACAAAGCGTTTTATGATGCCATACGGCTGAGCAAAACACCCGTTATCGCCTCGCATTCATGTGCACGGGCGCTGTGCAACAACCCCCGGAACCTGGACGATGCCATGCTCAGGGCGCTGGCCGAAAACGGGGGTGTGATCCAGATGTGCATACTGAGCAGTTATGTAAAAACGCCGGACCCCAATCCGCGCCGCGATTCGGCACAAGCAGCGCTCAGGCTGAAATACAACGGATTCAGAGACCTTACTGAGGAGGAAATGAACAAGGCCAGGAAGGAATGGTACGCCATTGATGATATTTATCCGCAGAAGCTGGCAACGGTAAGTGATGTGGCAGACCACATCGACCACATCGTGAAAACGGCGGGCATACGGCACGTGGGCATTGGCACCGATTTTGACGGCGGAGGCGGTGTTGAGGGATGTGCAGACGCCTCACAACTGGGTAATATTACCCTGGAGCTGGTAAAGCGGGGATACTCGGCCAGGCAGATCCGGCTGATCTGGAGTAAAAACCTGCTCAGGGTAATGCGTGAAACAGAAAAATATGCCCGGAAAAACGCTGACCGCGGGAACGAAAAAACCACCTGA
- a CDS encoding AraC family transcriptional regulator: protein MHKIILLFDIGEEYGQKLLKGIARYSKENGPWIFCRMPLFYRETLGMKGIVKFAREWEADGIIGQLYNNDDIKQILNAGIHVIAQDFKERFSNIPNITGGYFEAGEMGARYFLKKGFKNFAFYGFKNIVWSRERSDGFEHYLRSQGYKVHYFDQDMAPTRELWFYKPSVLSQWLQSLPKPIAIMTCDDERGQHITEACKQVGIQIPEEMAILGVDNDEMTCNLSDPPLSSIALNTEKGGYEAAKLMDEMITGKIGVQYDIYVMPTQIVERQSTDIASTSDRYIAKALKFIHQNIEKRITVKDVLRQVPLSRRALEMRFQETTGTGVYKYIYNLQIEKFAQKLLDSDKTIFEIAIESGFESSKNISRQFKQIKGCTPAEYRRRHLSKR, encoded by the coding sequence ATGCACAAGATAATTCTGCTCTTTGATATTGGCGAAGAGTATGGTCAGAAGTTGTTGAAAGGGATTGCCCGTTATTCAAAGGAAAACGGGCCCTGGATTTTTTGCCGGATGCCGCTGTTTTATCGTGAGACCTTAGGGATGAAGGGAATTGTAAAATTTGCCAGGGAATGGGAGGCCGATGGAATTATTGGTCAGTTATATAATAATGATGACATCAAACAGATTCTGAATGCCGGCATCCATGTAATTGCCCAGGATTTTAAAGAGCGGTTTTCCAATATCCCGAACATAACCGGCGGATACTTTGAGGCCGGTGAAATGGGAGCCAGGTATTTTCTTAAAAAGGGGTTTAAAAATTTCGCCTTCTACGGGTTTAAAAATATTGTCTGGTCGCGTGAGCGGAGCGATGGGTTTGAGCATTATCTCAGGTCTCAGGGGTATAAAGTCCATTATTTTGATCAGGATATGGCTCCGACACGCGAATTGTGGTTTTACAAACCTTCGGTCCTTAGCCAGTGGTTGCAGTCACTACCCAAGCCCATTGCCATCATGACATGCGATGATGAACGGGGACAGCATATTACCGAAGCCTGTAAACAGGTGGGTATCCAGATTCCTGAAGAAATGGCTATTCTGGGCGTGGATAATGACGAGATGACCTGTAACCTCTCGGATCCGCCTCTGTCGAGCATAGCACTCAATACCGAGAAAGGAGGATATGAGGCTGCAAAACTCATGGATGAAATGATTACCGGTAAAATCGGCGTGCAGTATGATATTTATGTAATGCCGACACAAATTGTAGAACGTCAGTCAACTGACATTGCATCAACCAGCGACCGTTATATTGCCAAAGCCCTGAAATTTATTCATCAGAATATCGAAAAACGGATTACCGTAAAGGATGTGCTCAGGCAGGTGCCATTGTCGAGAAGGGCACTGGAAATGCGTTTTCAGGAAACCACCGGCACCGGAGTATATAAGTACATTTATAATCTTCAGATTGAGAAGTTTGCCCAGAAGTTGCTGGACTCTGATAAAACCATATTTGAAATCGCCATTGAATCGGGCTTTGAAAGCAGCAAGAATATTTCGAGGCAATTTAAACAAATAAAAGGTTGTACGCCTGCTGAGTACCGTCGCAGACATCTTTCAAAAAGGTAG
- a CDS encoding patatin-like phospholipase family protein: protein MKPANISLVLSSGGARGLVHIGAIEALEEAGFRITAVAGTSMGALVGGMFACGNLNDYRKFMTGLTRLDVIRLMDLAVSKTGIIKGERVFNEMKQFIGDKRIEDLHIPFAAVAADISNHKEVVFKEGDLLMAIRASSAIPSVLMPVSKDGALLVDGGVVNPLPMEHVALPEGNLLVAINVNAPRIDKTETVKEEKIPEEHHDSVSDSVIERARQLINQKWNSMTGNHKERSHVSGIFTIVNNSFELMQHKLTLNALERQTPDIILNIPVNVADTFDFHRAKELIALGYEEMKAELKKTEKLRSKAAKK, encoded by the coding sequence ATGAAACCTGCAAATATTTCACTGGTATTATCGAGCGGCGGAGCCCGCGGACTCGTTCACATCGGGGCCATCGAAGCGCTTGAGGAAGCCGGATTCCGCATTACCGCCGTCGCAGGCACCTCTATGGGGGCATTGGTCGGGGGAATGTTTGCCTGCGGCAACCTTAACGATTACCGAAAATTCATGACCGGTCTTACCCGTCTTGATGTAATCAGGCTGATGGACCTGGCAGTCAGCAAAACCGGCATTATCAAAGGCGAAAGGGTATTCAATGAAATGAAACAGTTTATAGGTGACAAGCGTATTGAAGATTTGCACATACCATTTGCAGCAGTTGCTGCCGACATCAGCAATCATAAGGAAGTTGTATTTAAGGAAGGGGACCTGTTGATGGCCATCCGCGCTTCCAGCGCCATTCCCAGCGTACTGATGCCCGTTTCGAAAGACGGCGCCCTGCTGGTTGACGGGGGTGTGGTAAACCCGCTCCCCATGGAACATGTTGCCCTCCCCGAAGGCAACTTGCTTGTGGCTATAAACGTAAATGCGCCGCGCATTGATAAAACCGAGACCGTAAAAGAAGAAAAGATACCGGAAGAGCACCATGATTCCGTATCGGACTCGGTGATCGAAAGGGCCAGACAGCTGATCAATCAAAAATGGAACAGCATGACCGGCAACCACAAAGAGCGCTCGCATGTAAGCGGCATCTTTACCATAGTGAACAACTCCTTCGAGCTGATGCAGCATAAGCTCACACTCAACGCACTGGAGCGGCAAACCCCCGACATCATCCTGAATATTCCTGTGAATGTGGCCGATACCTTCGATTTTCACCGCGCGAAGGAACTGATCGCTTTGGGATACGAAGAGATGAAGGCCGAACTGAAAAAAACGGAAAAACTTCGCAGTAAAGCCGCTAAAAAATGA
- a CDS encoding RNA polymerase sigma factor produces MVEKHTSGEASIRDYQLVVQAISGDQKAYAELMALYEDLVYHALLKRVGDPMVAEDLTIETFGKAFRNLHRFSPDFAFSTWLFRIAINHCIDFQRKQKKDPCQRDKGNIQISPPEVVDDTPDPEENYIREQRLNLMRETVEKLKPRYRRLIELRYFDELSYEEIAAEQNLPIGTVKAQLFRAKDLLFQILSGSREL; encoded by the coding sequence ATGGTAGAAAAGCACACCTCAGGAGAGGCCTCCATCAGGGATTATCAACTGGTAGTTCAGGCAATCAGCGGTGATCAGAAGGCTTATGCCGAACTGATGGCGCTGTATGAAGACCTGGTTTACCATGCCCTTCTCAAGCGGGTTGGTGATCCCATGGTAGCGGAAGATCTGACCATTGAGACATTTGGTAAAGCTTTCAGGAATCTTCACCGCTTTTCGCCCGATTTTGCCTTCAGTACCTGGCTGTTCCGGATTGCAATCAATCACTGCATTGATTTTCAGCGGAAACAAAAGAAGGATCCTTGTCAAAGGGATAAAGGTAATATACAGATAAGCCCTCCGGAGGTGGTGGATGATACACCCGATCCGGAAGAAAACTACATCCGGGAACAACGCCTCAACCTGATGCGCGAAACGGTGGAAAAATTAAAACCGCGTTACAGGCGGCTGATTGAACTCAGGTATTTTGATGAACTCTCTTACGAGGAGATTGCTGCGGAACAAAATCTGCCCATAGGGACGGTAAAAGCTCAACTTTTCAGGGCTAAAGATCTTCTTTTTCAGATACTTTCCGGCTCACGGGAGTTATAG